Proteins from a single region of Leuconostoc gasicomitatum LMG 18811:
- a CDS encoding glycoside hydrolase family 73 protein, with the protein MAKKRKRRTKKRLLKLNLWLWVSSILIIAIGATFWSQTLIYDKQQPQSQDAVRQQKIDWINQLAPYARQMQEKYGVIASISIAQAILESDWHTSTLATQYNNLYGIKADANQKSVVLPTQEFENGQWVTIQGRFAAYDTWQASMKSHAKLLYHGTSWNTAQYQHVLKARDYKSAAQALTQDGYATDPMYAKKLIAIIQEWQLSRFDIPQK; encoded by the coding sequence ATGGCAAAAAAAAGAAAAAGACGTACAAAAAAAAGATTATTAAAATTAAATTTATGGTTATGGGTGAGTAGTATTTTAATTATAGCAATTGGGGCCACTTTTTGGTCGCAAACGCTTATTTATGATAAGCAACAACCCCAAAGTCAAGATGCAGTACGTCAACAAAAAATTGATTGGATTAATCAGTTGGCGCCGTATGCTAGACAAATGCAAGAAAAGTATGGTGTTATTGCGTCGATTAGTATTGCGCAAGCTATTTTGGAGTCGGATTGGCATACGTCAACCTTGGCAACACAATATAATAATTTATATGGTATTAAGGCTGATGCGAATCAAAAAAGTGTCGTTTTACCAACACAAGAATTTGAAAATGGCCAGTGGGTAACAATCCAAGGTCGTTTTGCAGCCTATGATACATGGCAAGCGAGCATGAAATCACATGCAAAACTACTGTATCATGGAACAAGTTGGAATACTGCACAATATCAACATGTCTTAAAAGCACGTGATTATAAATCAGCAGCTCAGGCATTAACCCAAGATGGTTATGCAACTGATCCAATGTATGCAAAAAAATTAATTGCAATTATTCAAGAATGGCAATTATCGCGTTTTGACATACCACAAAAGTAA